From Anaerohalosphaera lusitana, one genomic window encodes:
- the rfbD gene encoding dTDP-4-dehydrorhamnose reductase: protein MADKDVIVLGACGMLGRDLMEELRKCGYDARGFDLPELDICDEDALKRVIQPESLIINCAAYTNVEKAESEPELAYKVNAEAVARLGKIAADMKSRVIHISTDFVFNGKSETPYTEDDEPDPVNVYGASKLEGEKLLKQSGCEHLIMRVQWTYGRHGSNFITKLLELAKTRDRLKVVDDQKGSPTSTIEAVKTICKLITLDRFPKGIFHFAALGYASRFEVARFIFVHAGSNVEIEPCDSSEFPTAAQRPLNSCFDCGKLTALVGEPARSWQEPLAEFIDSIV from the coding sequence ATGGCTGATAAAGATGTTATAGTTTTAGGTGCTTGCGGTATGCTGGGCCGCGATCTGATGGAAGAGCTGCGAAAGTGCGGTTATGACGCACGGGGCTTTGATCTGCCCGAGCTGGATATTTGCGACGAGGACGCCTTGAAGCGGGTTATACAACCTGAATCACTGATAATAAACTGCGCAGCTTATACAAATGTCGAGAAGGCCGAAAGTGAGCCCGAACTGGCTTACAAAGTAAATGCAGAAGCAGTGGCCCGGCTGGGCAAGATTGCTGCAGATATGAAAAGCAGGGTTATCCATATAAGTACCGATTTTGTCTTCAACGGCAAATCGGAAACGCCCTATACCGAAGACGATGAACCTGACCCTGTAAATGTGTACGGGGCAAGCAAGCTCGAAGGCGAAAAACTGCTGAAACAGAGCGGCTGTGAGCATCTGATCATGCGGGTGCAGTGGACGTATGGCCGGCATGGAAGCAATTTTATCACGAAGCTGCTCGAATTAGCGAAAACAAGGGACAGGCTCAAGGTTGTCGATGATCAGAAGGGCTCGCCTACGTCTACAATAGAGGCCGTAAAGACGATTTGCAAGCTTATCACTCTTGACAGATTTCCCAAGGGCATTTTCCATTTTGCAGCGTTAGGATACGCATCTCGCTTTGAAGTTGCCAGATTCATATTTGTCCATGCGGGCTCAAATGTCGAGATCGAACCGTGCGATAGTTCCGAGTTTCCAACAGCGGCACAGAGGCCCCTTAACAGTTGCTTCGATTGTGGAAAATTAACGGCTCTAGTGGGTGAACCAGCCAGATCCTGGCAGGAACCCCTGGCTGAGTTTATTGACAGTATTGTCTGA
- a CDS encoding NPCBM/NEW2 domain-containing protein: protein MSKNTLSILVGSVILIASVFVCSTATAAPTDEQTKTIWLDELDIGKIQEGWGESKANKSIDGNPLSIGGQSFERGIGTHADSIMLIDLDGNAQSFSAKVGIDDEVKYAVAKVEFQVMTDDKIVWESGPMGPTDGAKDVEIDLDGVKRLALMVTDGGNGIDYDHADWAMAKIEYSGSTPKTIEMPKPEPYILTPEPGPEPRITGPKVFGVRPGSPILFTVTATGDRPIKFKAYELPDGVSLDPDTGQMRGELDKKGQYELTLKASNKLGTDTRKFRLVCGDTIALTPPMGWNSWNCWGCAVDAEKVRATAKAMVESGLINHGWSYINIDDCWMRKEGANNPMIAGKPRDDQGNLLPNAKFPDMKGLTDHIHALGLKAGTYISPGPTTCQGFEGSWEHEFQDAAQFAEWGFDYLKYDWCGYSSVVKPDSLENLKKPYELMREALDEVDRDIVYSICQYGWGDVWEWGEEVGGNLWRTTGDIYDSWSSMAGIGFAQNKCSPYAKPGHWNDPDMLVVGKVGWGPNLHDSNLSPDEQYTHISLWSLLSAPLLIGCPIEQIDEFTMNLLTNDEVLGVNQDPLGDQASRVMQNGSLEVWAKDMEDGSKALGFFNRHGLLAKDIKIDWDTLGISGKWKFRDLWRQKDVGTYSGSFMAKEVPAHGVYMVRIWPAK from the coding sequence ATGTCAAAAAACACACTCAGTATTCTTGTGGGCTCAGTCATTCTAATAGCATCGGTTTTTGTCTGCAGCACGGCAACAGCAGCACCGACTGACGAGCAAACTAAAACAATCTGGCTGGACGAACTGGACATCGGCAAGATCCAGGAAGGCTGGGGCGAAAGCAAGGCGAATAAATCGATTGACGGCAATCCGCTCAGCATCGGAGGCCAGAGCTTCGAAAGAGGCATCGGCACACATGCAGACAGCATTATGCTGATCGATCTTGATGGTAATGCCCAGAGCTTTTCGGCAAAGGTTGGCATTGACGATGAAGTAAAATATGCAGTTGCAAAAGTCGAATTTCAGGTAATGACGGATGACAAGATAGTCTGGGAAAGCGGCCCGATGGGACCTACCGACGGCGCGAAAGACGTAGAGATAGATTTGGACGGCGTGAAAAGGCTTGCATTGATGGTGACCGACGGCGGAAACGGTATAGATTATGATCATGCCGACTGGGCCATGGCCAAGATTGAATACTCCGGGAGTACCCCAAAGACTATTGAGATGCCAAAACCAGAACCTTATATTCTGACGCCTGAACCAGGACCTGAGCCCCGCATCACAGGCCCGAAAGTTTTCGGAGTCCGCCCCGGCTCACCAATACTGTTTACGGTTACCGCGACAGGCGACAGGCCCATTAAATTCAAAGCATACGAGCTGCCTGACGGTGTTTCACTCGACCCTGACACAGGCCAGATGCGAGGTGAGCTGGACAAGAAAGGACAATACGAGCTGACTCTAAAGGCCAGCAACAAACTCGGCACCGACACAAGAAAGTTTCGGCTGGTATGCGGGGACACGATCGCTCTCACTCCGCCGATGGGCTGGAACAGTTGGAACTGCTGGGGCTGTGCGGTCGACGCGGAAAAAGTCCGAGCTACCGCAAAGGCAATGGTCGAGAGCGGACTGATCAATCACGGCTGGTCGTACATCAATATCGACGATTGCTGGATGCGCAAAGAAGGAGCAAACAACCCGATGATCGCAGGTAAGCCTCGTGACGATCAAGGCAACCTGCTGCCGAATGCGAAGTTCCCGGACATGAAAGGCTTGACGGATCACATTCACGCTCTGGGCCTCAAGGCAGGTACATACATCTCTCCGGGCCCAACCACATGTCAGGGCTTTGAGGGAAGCTGGGAGCACGAGTTTCAGGACGCAGCCCAATTTGCTGAATGGGGCTTTGACTATCTCAAGTACGACTGGTGCGGTTATTCGTCCGTCGTCAAGCCGGACTCACTTGAAAACCTAAAGAAGCCATACGAACTGATGCGTGAAGCACTGGACGAGGTCGACAGAGACATCGTTTACAGCATCTGTCAGTACGGATGGGGCGACGTCTGGGAATGGGGCGAAGAGGTAGGCGGCAACCTCTGGCGTACTACGGGCGACATTTATGATTCCTGGAGCAGCATGGCAGGCATAGGCTTTGCTCAGAATAAATGCAGCCCCTATGCGAAGCCCGGCCACTGGAACGATCCGGACATGCTCGTAGTCGGCAAGGTGGGCTGGGGTCCGAATCTGCATGACAGCAATCTGTCGCCTGACGAGCAGTACACTCACATCAGCCTCTGGTCACTTTTGAGTGCTCCCCTGCTGATAGGTTGTCCGATCGAGCAGATCGACGAATTCACAATGAACCTGCTAACAAATGACGAGGTTCTGGGAGTCAATCAGGATCCGCTGGGTGATCAGGCCAGCCGGGTCATGCAGAATGGCTCTCTGGAAGTCTGGGCAAAGGACATGGAAGACGGCTCAAAGGCTCTGGGCTTTTTCAACCGTCACGGCCTGCTCGCAAAGGACATAAAGATCGATTGGGATACACTGGGCATCAGCGGCAAATGGAAATTCCGAGACCTCTGGCGTCAGAAGGATGTCGGCACTTACTCAGGCAGCTTTATGGCCAAGGAAGTACCTGCCCACGGTGTTTACATGGTAAGAATATGGCCCGCCAAATAA
- a CDS encoding efflux RND transporter periplasmic adaptor subunit: protein MTEQLSGRQTDGGNTEVLVHRHYKPIVKVMLKKTQTANCMLIASSLILLCLSAGCNHQEPEEIVRPVQWARVEARTSGFTRTFSGVSQASVRSELSFRVGGTIERIAVDEGDPVSSGQILAELEKEDFRLKIKEAEAALAKAKAQARNAQANYTRAKRLYEQNNISLNELDVARAEAESAQANVDVAQTALRLAERRFEYTTMKANREGWVTRIHAEENENISSGQPVMTLVSGEKMEVQIGIPEDLIGSVKKGQQAAVEFEAWPEREYEGEVTEVGVTVGRTATTFPVAVTLKKSDTKVRLGMAADVTLYFAGKRTAFLVPAIAVGEDINGKFVYVLEEKNNGYAIATRRKVITGRLTEEGLEVLSGLERGERIITHGVTRISDGEKVRMLREK from the coding sequence ATGACAGAACAGCTTTCAGGCAGACAAACAGATGGGGGTAATACTGAAGTGCTTGTCCACAGGCATTATAAACCAATCGTTAAGGTAATGCTGAAAAAGACGCAGACTGCCAACTGCATGTTAATTGCGTCATCGCTGATACTCCTCTGCCTCTCAGCAGGCTGCAATCATCAAGAGCCCGAAGAAATTGTCAGGCCCGTCCAGTGGGCCCGAGTCGAGGCGAGAACTTCAGGTTTCACGAGAACTTTCTCAGGTGTGTCGCAGGCCTCAGTCAGATCCGAATTGAGTTTCAGAGTGGGCGGAACCATTGAGAGGATTGCTGTCGATGAGGGTGATCCCGTTTCGAGCGGACAGATACTTGCCGAACTTGAAAAAGAAGATTTCAGACTCAAGATCAAGGAAGCAGAGGCTGCTTTAGCCAAAGCTAAGGCACAGGCCCGTAACGCTCAGGCGAACTACACGCGAGCGAAGCGACTGTACGAACAAAACAATATATCCCTTAACGAACTGGACGTTGCGAGGGCTGAAGCTGAATCAGCCCAGGCAAACGTCGACGTCGCCCAGACGGCACTGAGACTGGCTGAGAGAAGGTTTGAGTATACAACCATGAAAGCCAATCGGGAGGGATGGGTAACACGCATTCACGCAGAAGAAAATGAGAATATCTCTTCCGGGCAGCCCGTCATGACCCTTGTCTCGGGCGAAAAAATGGAAGTACAAATAGGCATACCGGAAGATCTCATCGGATCAGTTAAAAAAGGGCAGCAGGCAGCAGTAGAGTTTGAAGCCTGGCCTGAACGCGAGTACGAAGGAGAAGTTACAGAGGTTGGTGTGACAGTCGGCCGGACCGCGACGACGTTTCCGGTTGCCGTGACCTTGAAAAAGTCTGATACAAAAGTGAGACTGGGCATGGCTGCTGATGTCACACTCTATTTTGCGGGTAAGCGAACGGCATTTCTCGTCCCCGCCATTGCAGTTGGCGAGGATATAAACGGTAAATTTGTGTATGTGCTCGAAGAAAAAAACAACGGCTATGCCATAGCGACTCGTCGAAAAGTAATCACAGGCAGATTGACAGAGGAAGGACTGGAAGTGCTTTCTGGGTTGGAAAGAGGTGAGCGGATCATAACCCATGGAGTCACGCGTATTTCAGACGGGGAAAAGGTCAGGATGCTCAGGGAGAAGTAG
- a CDS encoding dTDP-4-dehydrorhamnose 3,5-epimerase family protein, with translation MSNLPLRAVKVDEGLILRSSGDVIDGVEIRRAKVIPDERGRLGEIMRADDPWFEKFGQVYFTTTYPGIVKAWHFHKKQTDHFYVPKGLIKVALYDERKESSTYGTVNQIYLGEHCPGLVRIPPGIQHGWMCVGNEEAYIINIVSEMYDYNSPDEYRTGPHDNHIPYDWERKDG, from the coding sequence CTCCGTAGTTCCGGCGATGTGATCGACGGCGTTGAAATCCGTAGAGCCAAAGTTATACCGGATGAGCGCGGCCGCCTGGGCGAGATCATGAGGGCGGATGACCCCTGGTTCGAGAAATTCGGTCAGGTTTATTTTACCACAACATATCCGGGGATTGTAAAAGCGTGGCACTTTCATAAGAAACAGACCGATCACTTCTATGTTCCAAAGGGGCTTATCAAGGTCGCTCTGTATGACGAACGCAAGGAGTCATCGACTTACGGTACGGTAAATCAGATATATCTCGGAGAGCACTGTCCCGGTCTCGTGCGGATACCACCCGGAATTCAGCACGGATGGATGTGTGTCGGAAATGAAGAAGCGTACATTATCAATATAGTTTCCGAGATGTACGACTACAACAGTCCTGACGAATACAGAACCGGCCCGCATGATAACCACATACCGTATGATTGGGAACGTAAGGATGGCTGA
- a CDS encoding efflux RND transporter permease subunit: MPSNVTRWAIEKNRIMITLLVLVAIGGVAAYLTMPRSEDPGFIVRTALVTCMFPGATAERIDQLVADPLENSIRQMPEVETIRSQSKMGAAIIKIDISERYTELRPIWDDLRRRVADAKNELPQDVIGPFVNDDFGDVFGIIVTVTGETGPSGGAYDYSRLEDIARDTRDELLLIEEVARVEIQGIQEERIFIEYSNAKLAELGISPYQLKQILDNRNIVIPGGSITTGDERIVLEPSGNFESLEDLRQTVIRLPERSELVYLQDIAEINRGYMDPPETKVRANGIPGLSLGINLREGGNIIELGEQVKELIRRLERYYPVGIDFDIIIFQPFHVSRRVRTFSLNLIQAITIVVIVMLLTMGVRTGFVVGALIPMTILSSFLIMSVLGIWIDQISLAAMIIALGMLVDAAIVVCESTMVLRNEGKDPVQAAILAADEHKLPLMTSALTTSAAFLPIFLAESEVGEYTAPLFKVVTITLLASWVLSMTMTPLLSVWFMRVKKEIKAESFNTRVMQRYRSLLISMLKHPILSLSITALIFIASIISFGFVPEEFFPPSDKTTFTAEFELPYATPIERTDKIVREIEAFMQRELKADGDRAEGIMNWATFIGQGPPRFELPFSPVQAAPEYAMMLVNTTSVEVITEKCIPALQDFTERYPGMITKIRPLQLGPPIVSPIEVRISGEDNERLFENVELVRKYMDENSNIRNVRDDWGRRVKKIFVRVSQTRARRAGLTSRDVAVSLQTVLSGLESTQYRETEDVIPVVIRTVTAERDDIGKLETHNIYVQQTGRSVPLEQVADLELQWDWPKIYRRNGRKTVTLFADVAGDVTAIETANRLDEWLSDEAEDWPLGYNYELGGELEKSGESNASILEKLPIAGLVIFLLLVAQFNSLRKTLIILLTVPLGIIGVVFGLVVTQSYFGFMTLLGIVALTGIVVNDAIVLLERIDLEREYYGFEVHRAIVEAAQRRMRPILLTSVTTVCGLLPLWLGGGIMFEPMAVTLIFGLIFATVLTLGVVPVIYAVLYRINFKGYTYHFDPSGQRTAD; encoded by the coding sequence ATGCCTTCAAATGTTACGCGTTGGGCCATCGAGAAAAACCGTATCATGATAACGCTTCTCGTGTTGGTTGCGATCGGCGGAGTGGCTGCATATCTTACAATGCCGCGAAGCGAGGACCCCGGCTTCATCGTAAGGACCGCTCTGGTGACATGCATGTTTCCCGGCGCTACCGCCGAACGGATCGATCAGCTCGTAGCCGATCCCCTGGAGAATTCGATCCGTCAGATGCCGGAGGTAGAGACCATACGAAGTCAGTCAAAGATGGGGGCCGCGATAATCAAAATCGATATTTCGGAACGCTACACAGAGCTGCGTCCCATCTGGGACGATCTGAGAAGACGTGTAGCTGATGCGAAAAACGAACTTCCTCAGGATGTCATCGGCCCTTTTGTCAATGACGATTTCGGGGATGTCTTCGGGATAATCGTGACTGTTACCGGCGAAACAGGCCCGTCCGGCGGGGCTTACGATTATTCACGGCTTGAAGACATTGCAAGAGATACGAGGGATGAACTCCTTCTCATTGAAGAGGTCGCGAGAGTAGAAATACAGGGCATTCAGGAGGAAAGAATATTCATAGAATACAGCAATGCAAAACTTGCTGAACTTGGCATATCGCCCTATCAGCTCAAGCAGATTCTGGACAATCGCAACATTGTCATTCCGGGCGGCAGTATCACTACAGGAGATGAACGGATCGTATTGGAGCCAAGCGGTAATTTCGAATCGCTTGAAGACCTCAGGCAGACAGTAATTCGACTGCCGGAGAGATCGGAACTGGTTTATTTGCAGGATATAGCGGAGATAAACAGGGGATATATGGACCCTCCGGAAACCAAGGTTCGTGCAAACGGAATACCGGGCCTGTCACTTGGCATAAATCTTCGTGAAGGAGGCAATATAATCGAGTTGGGCGAACAGGTGAAAGAGCTGATCCGCAGGCTTGAGCGTTATTACCCCGTGGGCATCGATTTCGACATAATAATATTCCAGCCGTTCCACGTAAGCAGACGGGTAAGGACTTTCAGCCTGAACCTGATCCAGGCAATCACCATAGTTGTCATTGTCATGCTTTTGACAATGGGTGTCAGGACCGGGTTTGTCGTGGGGGCACTCATACCAATGACGATACTGTCCAGCTTTCTCATCATGTCAGTTCTGGGCATCTGGATCGATCAGATATCACTGGCGGCGATGATAATTGCACTTGGTATGCTGGTGGACGCTGCTATAGTAGTTTGCGAGTCTACAATGGTGCTCCGCAACGAAGGCAAGGATCCTGTGCAGGCAGCAATACTGGCCGCAGATGAGCACAAGCTGCCTCTGATGACGTCCGCACTGACGACATCGGCTGCATTCTTACCGATCTTTCTGGCGGAATCGGAGGTGGGAGAATACACCGCGCCCCTGTTCAAGGTGGTTACGATTACGCTTCTGGCCTCATGGGTGCTGTCAATGACAATGACGCCGCTGCTGAGCGTCTGGTTCATGAGGGTAAAAAAAGAGATCAAAGCGGAAAGCTTCAACACAAGGGTGATGCAGAGATACCGCTCACTGTTGATCTCGATGCTGAAGCATCCGATCCTGAGTCTTTCGATCACTGCTCTGATATTCATAGCTTCAATAATATCATTTGGATTTGTCCCGGAAGAATTTTTCCCGCCAAGTGATAAAACCACGTTCACTGCAGAGTTCGAACTGCCTTACGCAACTCCAATAGAAAGAACAGACAAGATCGTCAGGGAAATAGAAGCTTTCATGCAGCGCGAACTGAAAGCAGATGGCGACAGGGCCGAGGGCATTATGAACTGGGCCACTTTCATCGGTCAGGGTCCCCCAAGATTCGAACTGCCCTTCAGTCCGGTTCAGGCCGCCCCGGAGTATGCCATGATGCTTGTCAATACTACCTCGGTGGAAGTGATAACAGAGAAATGTATACCGGCACTACAGGATTTCACAGAGCGATATCCAGGCATGATAACCAAGATCAGACCGCTGCAGTTGGGTCCGCCGATCGTCTCACCAATAGAGGTTCGAATTTCCGGCGAAGACAATGAACGGCTTTTTGAAAATGTTGAACTTGTGCGCAAATACATGGACGAAAACAGCAACATCAGAAATGTGCGCGACGACTGGGGCCGACGGGTGAAAAAGATATTCGTTCGGGTAAGTCAAACCAGAGCTCGTCGCGCCGGGCTCACCAGCCGGGACGTGGCAGTATCGCTGCAGACGGTCCTCAGCGGCCTCGAATCCACACAGTACCGTGAAACTGAGGATGTAATACCCGTGGTGATCAGAACGGTCACCGCGGAAAGGGATGATATTGGCAAACTCGAAACGCACAACATCTACGTTCAGCAGACAGGTCGATCCGTGCCGCTGGAGCAGGTGGCGGATCTGGAACTTCAATGGGATTGGCCCAAGATATACAGGCGAAACGGCAGAAAAACTGTAACTCTTTTTGCCGACGTCGCAGGCGATGTTACTGCGATCGAAACTGCGAATCGGCTGGACGAATGGCTCAGTGATGAGGCAGAAGACTGGCCTTTGGGTTATAACTATGAACTCGGCGGTGAACTCGAAAAGTCGGGCGAGTCAAACGCATCCATTCTGGAAAAACTTCCAATCGCCGGCCTGGTCATCTTTCTGCTGCTGGTCGCGCAGTTCAACTCGCTACGCAAAACATTGATCATTCTACTGACGGTACCACTTGGAATAATAGGCGTTGTCTTCGGGCTGGTGGTTACGCAATCATATTTCGGCTTTATGACACTGCTCGGGATCGTGGCGCTTACCGGAATAGTGGTTAACGATGCGATCGTGCTTCTGGAAAGGATCGATCTTGAGCGTGAGTATTACGGTTTTGAGGTACACAGAGCTATAGTTGAGGCCGCCCAGCGGAGAATGCGACCGATCCTGCTGACCTCCGTAACGACCGTATGCGGTTTACTGCCGCTCTGGCTGGGAGGCGGCATAATGTTCGAACCTATGGCGGTGACGCTCATCTTCGGCCTGATCTTTGCGACTGTGCTGACACTCGGCGTTGTGCCGGTCATATATGCCGTTCTCTATCGTATCAATTTCAAGGGGTATACGTATCATTTTGACCCTAGCGGGCAACGCACTGCCGATTAA